The DNA region CACAAGAGGCAGCACCCAGCCCAGCTGACCATGGCTCCCAAGTCTTGGTTCTGAGTCATGGCTACCCTGGGCTCTGCTGACCCCACTCTGCCTTGCCCCGTGGGGCACAGGGGGAGGCGCACATCACCCCAAATTCTGGGCTCCTGAATGGAAGGCTCGCCCCATGTCCATCCTGCCCCCAGCAACCAGCCCAGAcccacctcctccctctgccctacccccatccccaaacatgggtaggggtgggggtgggagaagcTCCTGCAGGCAGGTGGGCACTCACCCCACTCCAAGAAGTCGGCCACATACTTGTCCTGGGCCAGGTCGGAGGCACCCAGCTCCTGGTGGACGCCCAGGAGAAGGTCGAGCAGGGGCTCCAGCCCCAGGAAGCCGGGGTCCAGCACCAGCTGCTGGAGCCGCCTCAGCCGCACCTCGGCTGACATGTCGGGCAGGCAGCACCATGGCCCCCTCCCCGGGCCCGGGGCTCAGGGTCCTCCCATCGTGGGGCCTGAAGGGCCCTGTGGAGGCCCCGGCCGCATGTCTGCCTGTCCCTGGCTGTCCCCTGGGCCTCTCTGGCCACTTCTCTCCGCTGGCTGCGAGGgcctcctccctttctccccacccctcGGGCCGGCCCCCTCCAGCCTCCCGGCCTTAACCCCTCACAACCCAGGGCCCCCCCTACTCCCGCCTCCCCGGGCCCCTTGGAAAGCTCCAACGTGAGGTGGTAGGCGGTGGAGAATCTCAACCCTCCaactctccccccgcccccacaaaaAAGGCCCAGCACAGGTGTGACCCGTGCCAGAGATGAGCCCTCCCATTCCCCGGAGGGGACCAATTGAGGTTCAGAGTGATCTGGTAACACCCCTCCCAAGCTCTGGAGCTGGGAGGGGAGAAAAAGGGGTGAGGCCTgggaaggggaggcaggaggcCAGGGCAGCTTTACGGGTGACTCAGCCAAGGATTCAGACTTTGGGACGGTTTAAATTTAGCCCTCAGGCCCTCTGTTttacactgactttttttttttttggcaggaggtggggaaggggtggtgAGAGAATCGGGAACGGAGGCCCTCAGCAGCCAGGACCAGGGGTGACCCACTGGCCAAAGCCGGGGGGAGCCAGAGGAGCCCCAGAATAGCTCCCTGGAGCCTGGCTGCACAGCCACATTCCTGCCCAGGCTCGGATTAGAAACAGAAACATTTCGGGGGGTGGAGGGCGGAGCGCGAAGACACCACTCCCTGTGGCTCCAGAGAGCCGCCAGGAGGGATTTTCGTTGCTCTTTCCAGGGTGGACAGGCCTCTCAGAGGAAACCATGGTCTCTGGTCGGCCCTGGATGCTGGGGCCCTTGGCCGAGCCAGCAAGAGGCCAAGGCTTGTGCTGGCGGCAGGTCACTTAGGGGGAACCTCAGGGGCTCCCTGGGGACCCCTGTCACTTCTGATTTGGACACTTTGAAAAGGAAGCATTAAAAACGCCCACTGAAGACCTTGAAGGGGTCCTGGCGGCTCCCTTCCCTCTGAGAGTTTGGGGGGGGCGGTGTGAGGGATCCTCCCCATCTGATGGGCCCTGCCCCCGGCTGGCCAGCAGCTGACTCACCAGCTCTGTGCCCCCAGCACCGCCCTCCTCCGGTCGTCAGTTTTTTCTGCCATCGaaagggggtttgggggaggctTGACCTAGCTCTTGCTCTGCATAAAGTGGACTGATTCTAGGACTGtgctgaaaacacacacacacacttcctccaCACCTCCGTGGAAGGGAACAGAGACGCGGTGAAAACAGGGGACTTTAGTATAAATAAGAGGTCCCGGGGGACAGGGAGGGCCCCAAGGGGCTTCCATAATTTAACACTCTTCAAAAGCACAAGGAAtagcaggggcagggctggggccaggggaggggtgggCCACCCCCTGCCCTGCGCACAGGTTGGAGGGGCACACTGCAGAGCTGGGGCTCTTGTGGGGGGCAGTTTCTCCCCCAGGAGTGACCAGTCACATGCTGGGGACAGGGAGGCTAACACTGATGTCTCAGAGGAAGGGGTCATTGTACTTGGCAGTGGGTGGGGACAAGGCGGAGGCCACACAGGCCACTACATCCCCCCAGTGTCTGGGCCAGTCTGAGGGACCATCTACCCCCAAATCTGTGCAGGGCGAAGGACCGGAGCAGTCCATCTGTCATGGTTAGTCTTGTTAATACGTTGATCCGTGAGGTCAGCGGGAAGGGTTACACTAGGAGGCTGGGGGTGTGGTGTGGGGGGACCCCAACATCCACAGCTTCACACCACTGTGCCGCTTGGGGAGTTGCCTGGCTGGGAGGAGATGCcctggggaagaggagaggggagacAGGCAGGGGTTAGAGACCACCCGGGGCTCTCACCAGTCCCATGGGGAGGGAGCCAGCCCGGAGTCCACCAGGCTGCCGCCACCCTGGCCTTGCCCTTGAACCCACCCCAGACGCCCCTAGACAGGCCGCTGCTCTGGGCTCAGGAACTTAAATCTCGGCTAGCTTCCCTGTCCCAGCAAGCGGCACTTTTATACAATAATTAAAGTCCTTGTGTGAGCCTGAGCAGAGAGGATGGGGAAGGggtaggggaggaggagaagggggggggGAACTGAGGTCCCCTTCTGACTGGGGGGGACCTGATATTCTGGCGGGGAAGGACTTAGGGACAGTCCTACCTCTACCACTGACTTGCTGGGTGACCTGGGCCAACTTCCTTCCCCTGTCTGGGCCTCGGTCTCCTCGTCTGTGAACTAGGGAGATAGAGGGGTCTCTTTCAGGCTCACCAGCTTCCCCAAATCCCAATGCCCCTGCCTCAGAAACTGTGCTTTAAGTTCTAGGGATCCAGGAACCTATGACTCTAAAACTCTTCCAGGGAACCAAGGCACAGCCCTCCCATCTGGCCTCCTGGCCCCCGAACCCAAAGCCCAAGGAGACTCCTGAGACCCCAGCTCCCAAGTCATACAGTACCAGGCCTCCACTTCACTTGCTGgggcctctctgagccccagggccAACCCAGGAAGTGGGCACATCCACCCACCACCCATCTTCATGCATCCCTGTCCTCAGAGATGAGAACAATTAGAAAGAGGCAGTGActcgctcaaggtcacacagggagCTATAATGCAAGCTGGAACCCGGAGCCTGGATCCCACAGCCCACGCCTCCAGCTGTGGGCTTGCATCCCAGGAGTCTGAGACCCAGGCTGGAAGCCAGCAGCCTTAGAAACATCTCACCATTCCAGTAAGACCTGGCCATGCGGGGCCCACCGGCTGCCCTTCAGACAGCTGGCCCCAGTCTCCACCACTCCCAGAGACTTCTCCTACCAAACCTGCTCTCTGCTGATGTTACCTGGCAAGCATTCTAGAAGCCACTCTAAGACCCAGGGAGCCTTTTTCTGGGACAAAATTTCCATGGCTTCCCCGTACCCCAAGGGGCTGGAGGCTGTGTGCTAACAAAGCCCTCTGCCAAGGCCCACCTCTGTCTGGGTCCTGGTGGGCTGGCGAGGGTAAACTCACCGCCTTGCCCGGCCGGGCCCAGGTGCAGATGAGGCCCTCCTGGCAGGCGGTGATGATGCAGTCCTCCAGGAAGAGGAGGACTGTAAGCCGCTCCTGGGCGATCTTCTTACACACCAGCGGCTCCAGCAGCGGCACCTCGTGGATGCGCGGGCAAAGCGCGGTGCCCAGCACCTTGGCGGGGTCCAGCCGGCTTCGAGGGGCGGGACCGCTGGGCTTgtccccgccgcccccgcccccactgccACCCCGGCTGATGTTGCCCAGACTGTGGTAGCGCTTGTGCTCTTTCTCAGCCCCCCGGTCCCGCCGCTCCTGCAGCGTGAGCGTGGCGAAGCGGCCGATGCTGAAGGGCGTGCCGGGCTCTGCCGCCGTGCCCGGGGCGCCCGCCTTGCCGCTGCCCGCGGGGTGCGGGAGGCTGTTGGAGCGGGACAGCGAGCGGGGCAGGGGCCCGGGGCCCGGCTCCCCGCCCCGCGAGCCGCTGGAGGCAGGTGGCGTGGTGCCAGGCGTGCCGGGGAGGGTGCGCGTGCGGGCCAGGGGAGGGTGTGGGTAGAGCACGTCTTCGGTGAGGTCCCACAGGCAGAATTGTGTGTCCTGGCCGGCCGAGCCAAAGCGGTAGGTGATGGAGCCGGCCTTGGGGAGTGGGGAGAGCGGGGCGCCCCCGCCCGAGCCTGTGCTCCCCGcctctggctcctcctcctcctcgccgCTCCGCTCCCCGTCGGCGCCCTCAGCCGCCGCCTCCTCCGCCCTCGTGGTGTAGGGGTCGAAGGCCACAGCGTTGACCCAGGACTTGTGGCCGTGGCCCCGGGCCACCACGCGGCCCTCGGCGAAGGACCACACGGTGACCAGGTCGTCTTCGCCCCCCGTCACGACGTAGCGCCCGTCGGGGCTCCAGCACACGCAGAGCAGGCCCCCAAAGTAGCTCTTCATGAGCCCCCGCAGGAGCATGGAGTCGAAGTGGAAGACGCGCAGGCAGCCATCCTGGCTGACGCAGGCCAGGTGCCGGCCGTCGGGCGAGAAGGCGAACTCGTTGAGGGGCCCCTCGCCCACGGCCCACTTGGCCAGCGGGTTGCGGGGCGCCTTGCTCTTGGCGGCGTAGACGGCGAAGCCCTCGCCCTGTTTCAGGAGGCTGTACTGCGGCGGCGCGGAGGCGCACGGGTGGCCCACGTTGTACAGGTACAGGTGGCCGCTGGCGTGCGACGCCAGGAACAGGCTCTCTGACTCAGGCAGCCACTTCAGATACGTCACCTTGGTCTTGTCGATGAGCCGCTACCAGGGGAGAGAGCGCGGTTGAGAGAAGGCCACCCTCCCCTggcccacctcctccccagcctgGTTCCCCGCAGAAGGTCATCATCCCCGGCCTGGGTCTCCCGGGAGAGGAGGGACTGGGGCAAAAGGACAGACACCAGATCACGGGAAAGCAGGGGGAGAAGGGCTGTGTGAGGGGCGCTCCGGGGAGTCTCAATGTCCTTTCTTCGGCGGGAGGGCAATCCTGCCTTCCAGAGCACTGTCTTCTGTCTAACCCCTTCTACCATCTTTACCATGTGGTGCTTAAGGCAAGAAATCGATTCACAGACTATTAGCTCCCCTGAGGAAGGgacctttgtttatttggttcaTTGTTCTGGCCCCACAGCGCAGAGCTGTGCCGGTAGGAGTCCTGGAAAGTAGTTCCTGGACTCATGAATGACAACCCCATCCTGTCGGCTGAGCATCTCTGCTCCTTTCTGTCCTCAGCACTCTCTTCCACACCTGCAAGAAATCCTGTGGACTGGAGCTTTAACATTCGCCCAGAAACTGACCTGTTCTCACCTCCCCCCACCGAATCCAACCACCCTGGTCTCAGCCGTCATCAGGCTTGTGATGGCCTAACTGGCCTCCAGGCCATCACCGCCCAGGTCTCTTCTCTACACCATTGCCAGAGAGATGAGATTAAAACCTAAGCCAGCAAACTAGCACTCTCTCCCACCGTGAACACACAGGGCAGCCTTTATCAGGCAGGGCTCCGGAGAAAACCCAGCCTTGAAGTCCTTCGGCATCCACTGTCTGTAACAAATTAACTTCTTTCCCAGGTATCTAAGTGGATTCTCATACTCCATTCTCTGGAGAATTTAGAAATCAATCACATCGTTTCTGTGTTCTATGGCTCAGGTGAACCCCGGTGCCAAGCGTCCATGACCTTCCAGACCCTACATCTCCTGGCCTTTCCGAGTTGTTTCTGAGAACTTCTCCATCACCCTCCCCCTCAGCGCTGCTCTGGCCGCCCAGCCTTTCTGCTCTCCTGCTTTGGGCATCTGTGCTAGCTGTCCCTCTAGGCAGAATGTCCTTCTCCCTAGTAACTTCTCCTGCCTCCTTCAGGTCCTTTATTTCCCTATTACCTTCTAGCGAGACCTTTCCTAACCTCGCCAAGCACTCCCCATTCGCCTTCCCTGCTGGATTTTCGTCCATGACTTGCTGACAGACAGCACACTTAGGTATTTGATAACTATCTGTCTCTCCCAGAGAGATGAAAGCTCCACAAAGAGAGGGccttctgttttgttcactgagaTATAATACTCCCAGTGCTTAGAGCAAAGTCTGGCAATGAACGAGAATGCTCAGTTAATATTTTGTGAATGGATGCTAGTCCATTTTAATCCATTCCCTGTTAACTCACTTTCCTCTGCCATTCATGCATTCTGTACATTTGGGACACCCTCTCTGAACacaggagaaagaaacagaggacaAGAGTAGTTCTGGACACAGATAAGCTCTTCCGCTGGCATTTCCTCTTATGCCAGGTCCACCCAGGACTGAGCAACCTCCACAGTCCTGTGAGGTAGGGAGAGGAATCCCACTTTTCAgtggaggaaaactgaggctaagGAACAGGCACCTTCCCAAAGCCACAGTGAGTAGATGATGTAGTCCAGAATTTGAAGAGCAAGGGCTCTGGCTTCAAACAAATCCCAACCAGTGACCACTCTCAGTTTTATAACCTGCAAAATGGGTCTCACAATCCTAACCCATTGGTTGATGAAAACGCCAGGAGTAATGTGTTCAGCATAGAGCTAACACAGCACAGGGCCTGGGCACCAGAGGTGCATCTGTCATCGTTAGCTGTCATCAGAATAACTGCTGTCACCCCCTTCGATGAATCTGTCAGTCCACCCCCCATCTCTCCCTCATCCTGCCCCCACTCAGGCCGACACTGCTCCCCAGGCAGCTGTAGTCTCATGGCAAACAGCGTGAGGGTGGGTGGGACGGGGGAGGAGTTCTAAGCCATGGGGACCCATAATCACCTCCTCATTGAATAGTTTGCTGGTGTCCTTCTTAATGAGATCCAGGTACTGGACTTGACCGGCTGAGAATCCCACCAGCAGGGAAATGGTTTCCGTGGCAGCAGTGAACTGGTTGAAGTCATGGCAGGTGGGCTGAGTGCCCTTATAGATCCGCTTGTCAATTGGCTTGTTGAGGTCAATGGACTTGAGTGGTGGGAGAAAACGAGTTAATGGCTTCTACCactgagaggaaggaagagggtgTTGAGGTTGGGGGAAAAACCACAAAGAGGAAGCAGGGCTAAAGCCCTGAGGGAAGTGGGTAGGTGGATGGGTAAATGAGGAGTGAAGGGGCAACCACAGACAGGAAGGACGTCTCAAAACACAAACAGAGAACACCAGGCAGGAAGGTTCCCCGACTGCCACCACATGAGACCACTAAGTGCCTCCTTCCCCAAGTTGGACCCCCTCCCCGTCCAACTTCAGGGACTCTTGCCTACAGTATCAGTGCAGGGTCCCCATAGTCCCTAAGCTTCTATAGTCCTCCCCCATAATTTCAGCAACTCCCCTAGGTCTTAGCACCACAATATTCCAAGACCACCAAAACTCAGGATCATCCAATCCCCAGAACACTAAAGCCCAATGTCCCAGGAATCTCTTCACTCTGGAGTTCCTAAATCTCAGAATTCCCATCACACAGTTCAGGAACCCATTAAATCTCACTGTCCTCCCAAACTTTAGGTGCCTTCATCACCTCTGAGCTCTCAGGATCCCCAAAACTTCCGGGGGCCATCACTTACTCCAAGGGTCTCACGTCATCTGGGACCGACATCACTTTAGAGACACCTGTCATACCTGAGGATATCACCTCCGTATCTCCCATCGGCTCCGAGATTCTCATTTCCTCCAGCACCCTCATTATCTACAGAACCGCATTTTCTCTAGAGTCCCATTCACCTTCGTGATCCCTATTACCTCTAAGCCCCCATCACTTCTAGAATCCTCCTCACCTCTGGGCTCCCTAAGTCCCCCTGGAAACCCCCAGAATGCAATATCCCTGGGTATCACTTCTGAGCCTGCAATTCCCAACACCTGCAAAATGCCTGCCAGCCAGAACCTTGGAGGACCCCACAACCATCTCGGATTCTCCATCACCTCCAGAAGAGCCACCATCCCAGAAGCCCCATGC from Cervus elaphus chromosome 4, mCerEla1.1, whole genome shotgun sequence includes:
- the DMWD gene encoding dystrophia myotonica WD repeat-containing protein isoform X2, which gives rise to MAAGGAEGGSGPGAAMGDCAEIKSQFRTREGFYKLLPGDGAARRSGPASAQTPAPPQPPQPPPGPASASGPGAAGPAPSPPPAGPGPGPALPAVRLSLVRLGEPDGAGAGEPPATPAGLGAGGDRVCFNLGRELYFYPGCCRRGSQRSIDLNKPIDKRIYKGTQPTCHDFNQFTAATETISLLVGFSAGQVQYLDLIKKDTSKLFNEERLIDKTKVTYLKWLPESESLFLASHASGHLYLYNVGHPCASAPPQYSLLKQGEGFAVYAAKSKAPRNPLAKWAVGEGPLNEFAFSPDGRHLACVSQDGCLRVFHFDSMLLRGLMKSYFGGLLCVCWSPDGRYVVTGGEDDLVTVWSFAEGRVVARGHGHKSWVNAVAFDPYTTRAEEAAAEGADGERSGEEEEEPEAGSTGSGGGAPLSPLPKAGSITYRFGSAGQDTQFCLWDLTEDVLYPHPPLARTRTLPGTPGTTPPASSGSRGGEPGPGPLPRSLSRSNSLPHPAGSGKAGAPGTAAEPGTPFSIGRFATLTLQERRDRGAEKEHKRYHSLGNISRGGSGGGGGGDKPSGPAPRSRLDPAKVLGTALCPRIHEVPLLEPLVCKKIAQERLTVLLFLEDCIITACQEGLICTWARPGKAVSLPSPAHQDPDRGHLLPARQLPKRHSGVKLWMLGSPHTTPPAS
- the DMWD gene encoding dystrophia myotonica WD repeat-containing protein isoform X1 — encoded protein: MAAGGAEGGSGPGAAMGDCAEIKSQFRTREGFYKLLPGDGAARRSGPASAQTPAPPQPPQPPPGPASASGPGAAGPAPSPPPAGPGPGPALPAVRLSLVRLGEPDGAGAGEPPATPAGLGAGGDRVCFNLGRELYFYPGCCRRGSQRSIDLNKPIDKRIYKGTQPTCHDFNQFTAATETISLLVGFSAGQVQYLDLIKKDTSKLFNEERLIDKTKVTYLKWLPESESLFLASHASGHLYLYNVGHPCASAPPQYSLLKQGEGFAVYAAKSKAPRNPLAKWAVGEGPLNEFAFSPDGRHLACVSQDGCLRVFHFDSMLLRGLMKSYFGGLLCVCWSPDGRYVVTGGEDDLVTVWSFAEGRVVARGHGHKSWVNAVAFDPYTTRAEEAAAEGADGERSGEEEEEPEAGSTGSGGGAPLSPLPKAGSITYRFGSAGQDTQFCLWDLTEDVLYPHPPLARTRTLPGTPGTTPPASSGSRGGEPGPGPLPRSLSRSNSLPHPAGSGKAGAPGTAAEPGTPFSIGRFATLTLQERRDRGAEKEHKRYHSLGNISRGGSGGGGGGDKPSGPAPRSRLDPAKVLGTALCPRIHEVPLLEPLVCKKIAQERLTVLLFLEDCIITACQEGLICTWARPGKAVSLPSPAHQDPDRVHRRGDRGPDRGRKLAQVTQQVSGRGHLLPARQLPKRHSGVKLWMLGSPHTTPPAS
- the DMWD gene encoding dystrophia myotonica WD repeat-containing protein isoform X3, giving the protein MAAGGAEGGSGPGAAMGDCAEIKSQFRTREGFYKLLPGDGAARRSGPASAQTPAPPQPPQPPPGPASASGPGAAGPAPSPPPAGPGPGPALPAVRLSLVRLGEPDGAGAGEPPATPAGLGAGGDRVCFNLGRELYFYPGCCRRGSQRSIDLNKPIDKRIYKGTQPTCHDFNQFTAATETISLLVGFSAGQVQYLDLIKKDTSKLFNEERLIDKTKVTYLKWLPESESLFLASHASGHLYLYNVGHPCASAPPQYSLLKQGEGFAVYAAKSKAPRNPLAKWAVGEGPLNEFAFSPDGRHLACVSQDGCLRVFHFDSMLLRGLMKSYFGGLLCVCWSPDGRYVVTGGEDDLVTVWSFAEGRVVARGHGHKSWVNAVAFDPYTTRAEEAAAEGADGERSGEEEEEPEAGSTGSGGGAPLSPLPKAGSITYRFGSAGQDTQFCLWDLTEDVLYPHPPLARTRTLPGTPGTTPPASSGSRGGEPGPGPLPRSLSRSNSLPHPAGSGKAGAPGTAAEPGTPFSIGRFATLTLQERRDRGAEKEHKRYHSLGNISRGGSGGGGGGDKPSGPAPRSRLDPAKVLGTALCPRIHEVPLLEPLVCKKIAQERLTVLLFLEDCIITACQEGLICTWARPGKAFTDEETEAQTGEGSWPRSPSKSVVEGISSQPGNSPSGTVV
- the DMWD gene encoding dystrophia myotonica WD repeat-containing protein isoform X4, which gives rise to MAAGGAEGGSGPGAAMGDCAEIKSQFRTREGFYKLLPGDGAARRSGPASAQTPAPPQPPQPPPGPASASGPGAAGPAPSPPPAGPGPGPALPAVRLSLVRLGEPDGAGAGEPPATPAGLGAGGDRVCFNLGRELYFYPGCCRRGSQRSIDLNKPIDKRIYKGTQPTCHDFNQFTAATETISLLVGFSAGQVQYLDLIKKDTSKLFNEERLIDKTKVTYLKWLPESESLFLASHASGHLYLYNVGHPCASAPPQYSLLKQGEGFAVYAAKSKAPRNPLAKWAVGEGPLNEFAFSPDGRHLACVSQDGCLRVFHFDSMLLRGLMKSYFGGLLCVCWSPDGRYVVTGGEDDLVTVWSFAEGRVVARGHGHKSWVNAVAFDPYTTRAEEAAAEGADGERSGEEEEEPEAGSTGSGGGAPLSPLPKAGSITYRFGSAGQDTQFCLWDLTEDVLYPHPPLARTRTLPGTPGTTPPASSGSRGGEPGPGPLPRSLSRSNSLPHPAGSGKAGAPGTAAEPGTPFSIGRFATLTLQERRDRGAEKEHKRYHSLGNISRGGSGGGGGGDKPSGPAPRSRLDPAKVLGTALCPRIHEVPLLEPLVCKKIAQERLTVLLFLEDCIITACQEGLICTWARPGKAGISSQPGNSPSGTVV